CTGGAGGTTCATTATTCCACTCAACTCAACCTACAACAGAAAAAAAGTGAAGTATTACCAAACCACAAATGTGTAACGTATTGCATACAATTCTCTCACCTGGGGGCGCGCAACGCAATCACCTCTAGGACTAACTTCGATTGATGAGCGCAACAATGTGGTGGTATTATTTCTCGCAAAATTTAATATGGAGCTCGGTATAAGTGATTTGGTGATCATTTTAATTCAACTGAAGATGTCCTTAATCATTTACAACAAGTTTGTTTAATGAGTTAATGCATGCATCTATTCTGTTAACGAGAGCAACAACTCGAGTCAAGAGGTCAATAATTCAACTGATATATTAGTTTGTTGCTCTCTCTCTAAACATTTTGCGCGTATCATTGATTtaataatgatatcattaattcaattgaacaGAGGAATAATGCAATCAATGATGCACGCAATAGTGGACTTCTCATTCTCTTTAAGTGAATCcttgtgcgcatcaattcaattgttgatatcatcaatgcCCGCAATAATTATGAATTGAAGATGTTAATTATCTGAAGGGATTTTACAGTCCTTTATTTCgtttgtatggaatttattGTACTAAGGGGCGTGGCAGTCGAGTCGCGCAaatgtctttgtgtaatgaatttttttctggGAAGTCCATAAAAAAGGTACTCAACCAGAGTTTTCAGATACtaaaaagcggtaaatctagtactttTATAAATGCCGAAACCTGAACACGGTCACTGATCATGCGATCTAGTGAACGTCCGCGTTTTAGCATCAAACATAGACAATATTGAATCAGACTGAGTTCTAGATCTCTAAGATAACTTAAATAAATCCCACTTGCATATATGGTGCATTTATATGCGCGTTTTATTGTGTCACCCTACATATTATTTGTAATCATACATGTGTAGTACACGCactcttttgaaatatttcaatctcgtggggacccgggttggaataggtcctcagtaccccttgttgtcgtagaaggcgactaaatggggcggtccttcggatgagaccgcaaaaaaccgaggtcccgtgtcacagcaggtgtggcacgataaagatccctcccagctcaaaggccataaacgcggagtataggcctaaattttgcagcccttcaccagtagtggtgacgtctccatatgagtgaaatattctcgagagagacattgaacaatattcaatatattattCTACACTGAATAGTGTTCTTCTTTTTAAACTATGAGGGAAGATCAACCTGCcatctgccccccccccccaccccccacccactTAGAATATCGATGTTAACGTCCCTAGGAGGCCCATGTAAcccatgtttgttgcaatacaTTACATCCGTCAGATAAAATGTTTGAACCTTGTCACTGAATATCGagaagaaatttacaatatcGCACCTGCACACCACTATGGGCGTCAGGATGATGTTAGTTTGATATTCGTAgaattggttaactatatatggttaaccgattggtgactgtattatctgccataatactatccatctcattgcgatccagccctGTGTGTGTGGATGGATAAAATTTAAGGCAGTTCTGCATatcttgcccccccccccccccccccccccccaatgtttACAAGTATATTCAGATTTCACTTATAATGCTTTGAAGTGAAAGTCGTGTAAAATGTTTAGaacacacatgcatgtatatattaagTGTGAAGTGAAAGTCACGAGTTTTTAGAAGTCCGTATTACCATAAGCGctgacacgataaagaatcctcaaGGTGCGTTTGTGTCGCTACACCAGAccacccctcccccctttccaaTTGATGTTGCCGTATTTGTACACGGAATAGAATTTCAGTATGCACGGGGTGTAATCAAGgaagttatatatacattgttatCAGATATgtacctgtgtgtgtgtgtatgaaaCAAAATATCATGCTGATCATCTGACGTCAAATGTTGACATAGCTACCCACATGAACTAggtcaaaacaaactttaaactaTTTAAAGACACCGCACAGGTATTTAATCACAGGACTAGACCGAAGGTCGAAAGAACggggaggccatgttggatttaCAGGTGAGgcaaataatatatatacaaattttgCTAAAAATCATAGGTATTTAGAGTTTCGGTCGGAACACTAGTACTAAATTACCCGGTACGTAAATTATGCGACACCCGATACATAGCATTCTATTTGAAATATCTAAAATTAATGTCCGTAGTTTTTATACCTAGCTTTTCAATTGTTTTGACCTGACAAAATCTTTGATCAAGATTCATCTTTTTATTGACAGTAAACGGCTTGTGTAATCCCGACATCAGAAATgcatccccggcgcagtgcCCAGGACatcctactgtgtgacctctgtaaaactgcccccctacagagtcactgtaaactttgtcatataaatctctgtgtTATCTGTGTCGGTAAACATCTCTCCGATTCCTCTAAAGATCACAATGTCGTGCCCTTTATAAAACACATCAAGTCTACCCCTAACTACCCAAAATGCCAGAAACACGCCGAAAAACATTGTGAAATGTTCTGTGAGAAATGTGacattcctgtctgttctacctgcaTCTCCTCAGATAAACACAGAGGCCACAAAATATCAGATGTTCTGGAAAAACTCGGAtctaaaacagaaagtttacaaaaagatttagAGGAACTCGAGTCCAGAATTTATCCccgatatgaagaaatggcgtcCGATGTCCAAACTGAGAAAGCCGAGTTAGAAACTAAATACGGGAAAATGACAACAGCCGCCGATCAACAAGGAGAAATCTTACACCGGGAGattaccgccattgtcaacaAGAGGAAATCCGACATTGCggagatgaaaaacaaacacctgGCCGCTCTcaataaaaatacagatgaaATTACAAACCGAATTACAGAACTCAGACAGATCATTCAGGACCTGAAGAAAATACTGGACTCcaatgacgtctccttaacctcatcttacaaatctaggaattccgaatttagaacattaccgcctaaagtccgagtCACATTACCGAGTTTCTctgctcagaaaataaacaaagatcagctcaatgaaatgttcggttctctgtcgccattatccattaacacagaacatggcgacacaatgaagtcagcagaagctgtatcgtctcctccagtcaaaccattaCTTGATGAGCCGCGcctcaccgccaccatagacactgggtatagaccatacagtgttagctgtctgagtgaagatcaagtctggacatgcTGGGATAGCAAAACCATGAAGCTCCTCAACCTCCggggtaaactactgacatcaataaaaACCAAGTCAGGGAAGTGGCCAcaggacatagcagtgacacgggacggagatcttgtttatactgacactAATAATAACACCGTgaacttaattaagaataaacagatacagaccgtgatcacactacaggggtgggtACCTCTCAATGTCTGCTGTACCGCCTCTAAccatctcctggttaccatgatcagtgatgatggaaaacaatccaaagtcgtgcgttactccggctccacagagaaacaaagcattcagtttgatgatcagggtcgtcctctctactcaTCTGGTGGTAAtaaatacctcagtgagaacaagaacctggatatctgtgtggctgacaaTAAAGCTagagcagtagtggtggtcaatcagtcaggaaaactccgatttagatacactggtcatccctctaataccaagcAATCATTTTATCCattcggcatcactacagacagccagagtcacatcctgacagcagactatGACAAtaaccgtatccacatcctagatcaggacggacagttcctccgctacattcactgtgatttacTCTGGCCatggggtttatgtgtggacatcagagacaacctctttgtggctaaTGGAGATAataaagtgaagaaaattcaatatctataaacacagtgttaattacagatcTCAGCACGGTGTTAATTACAGctctacacagtgttaattacatttCTAAACACAGTGTAATTTACAGCcttgtgttaattacagtgccatgttaattacagttctgtgttaattacagttccttgttaattacagccctgagtttgtgatgtgtaattaacatgttcttgtgtttgtgtgtgtaaggATAGAACACTAGTCTCTCACTGCTGTTTAGTAATTCTACcttacaatatctgtattataATTAATGAGACACTGTTAATCTTAGTatactaattacatgtacttatctaTTGACACAGTAGTTGTGTTCTTGTGTTGGTGTGTGTAAGGATAGAACACTAGTCTCTCACTGCTGTTTAGTAATTATACcttacaatatctgtattataATTAATGAGACACTGTTAATCTTAGTatactaattacatgtacttatctaTTGACACAGTAGTTGTGTtcttgtgtttgtgtgtgtaaggATAGAACATTAGTCTCTCACTGCTGTTTAGTAATTATATcttacaatatctgtattataATTAATGAGACACTGTTAATCTTAGTatactaattacatgtacttatctaTCGACACAGTAGCTGTgtacttgtgtttgtgtgtgtaaggATAGAACACTAGTCTCTCACTGCTGTTTAGTAATTATACcttacaatatctgtattataATCAATGAAACCTGATTAAAGTTAGCATACTAATTACTAATTTAAAGGTGTTACGAGTTATATATCCATATACAATCTTTTGAACACAACACTTTATAcaatttaataaaagaaaatcaattaTTGTGATGTACTAAGAAATTCTATTTAGTGTGTAGCCTTGAATTATAGTACATCCACTAGTGAGTACTTACATGTACCATTACTTGTTTTTGTGTGATGAACAGCTAACAGAACATTATTTTGGGAATTATTGTATTCATTATCTGTATTATataactgtgtatatataaacattatttagaGTAcaatcttacattattactgagtacttacttagatttatagtactgtaacagagtaacagagagtgaccccaaacatccttcatcacagatcttcagattcaaggtcacagtcttctgtttaccaTCAGCAAGGTCACAACACTCCACAGTCCTACAAAATCAACACAGACAAAGTGTATTCATATCAAACTCAGTTGTGTGTATTTCAGAACCTAATTATCTTAAAAACATCCATTTATAGCTTagcatatttacatatacagttGTGTGTACTTCAGAACCttattatcttaaaaacatCCATTTATAGcttaacatatttacatatacagttGTGTGTATTTCAGAACCTAATTATCTTAAAAACATCCATTTATAGCTTagcatatttacatatacagttGTGTGTATTTCAGAACCttattatcttaaaaacatCCATTTATAGCTTagcatatttacatatacagttGTGTGTACTTCAGAACCTAATTATCTTAAAAACATCCATTTATAGCTTagcatatttacatatacagttGTGTGTATTTCAGAACCttattatcttaaaaacatCCATTTATAGCTTagcatatttacatatacagttGTGTGTACTTCAGAACCTAATTATCTCAAAAACATCCATTTATAGCTTagcatatttacatatacagttGTGTGTATTTCAGAACCTAATTATCTTAAAAACATCCATTTATAGCTTagcatatttacatatacagttGTGTGTACTTCAGAACCTAATTATCTCAAAAACATCCATTTATAGCTTagcatatttacatatacagttGTGTGTACTTCAGAACCTAATTATCTCAAAAACATCCATTTATAGCTTagcatatttacatatacagttGTGTGTACTTCAGAACCTAATTATCTCAAAAACATCCATTTATAGCTTagcatatttacatatacagttGTGTGTACTTCAGAACCTAATTATCTCAAAAACATCCATTTATAGCTTagcatatttacatatacagttGTGTGTATTTCAGAACCTAATTATCTTAAAAACATCCATTTATAGCTTagcatatttacatatacagttGTGTGTACTTCAGAACCTTATTATCTCAAAAACATCCATTTATAGcttaacatatttacatatacagttGTGTGTATTTCAGAACCTAATTATCTTAAAAACATCCATTTATAGCTTagcatatttacatatacagttGTGTGTACTTCAGAACCTAATTATCTTAAAAACATCCATTTATAGcttaacatatttacatatacagttgaactttggtATCTCGAACACCGATATAAGGAGTGCTTGGAAATGTTGGAATtgttatgccccccccccccccccccctctaaagtAGACCACaagttgtccgctcaatatcttgagaaccattcacttgatcgtaatatttcatatgtgggttggttatgagtagaaatggacctctattgtttttcaggtcaaaagtcaagggtcaactcactctggacataagaagatattgtctgttcaatatcttgagaaacttTTCCTTGAtggacattaaacttggtacactgatacattctgaggagtagatgacccctctaaattttgaagtcacatggtaaAAAGTCAAACTGGAcgtaggaatatactgaccgcTCAATGTCTAGAAAACCCTTTGctttacagacatcaaacttggcacactgctACATCTctaagagaagatgacccttattgattttgaggtcacatggtcaaaggtgaagggcaaaactggacataggaatatactgtccacttgATATTTataaaaccctttgcttgacagacatcaaactcggtaacttgtacatcttcagaagatgacccctattgattttgaagtcacatggtcacaggtcaagggtcaaattggataTAAGACTGTAcggtccgctcaatatcttgagaaccctttacttgacagacataaaacttggtacactggtacatcttcaggagaagatgacccctattgattttgaagtcacatagtcaaaagtcaagggtcaaactggacataggagtgtactgtccactcaatatcttgagaaccctttgcttgacaaacatcaaacttggtacactagtacaatttcaggagaagatgacccctattgatttggagtcacatggtcaaaggtcaggatcaaattggacataggaatgtaCTGTCcgtttaatatcttgagaaccctttgcttgacagacatgtaacttggtacactggtacatcttccgaagaaaatgacccctattgattttgaggtcacataggcaaaggtcaagggtcaaactggacataagagtgtactgtctgctcaatatcttaagaaccctttctTTGGCATATGTGAAACTTGTTACAATTGGTacaacttcaggagaagattgcCCCCTTTTGATTATaaggttacatggtcaaaggtcaaactggatatgGGAAGATACTGTCATCTCAATATCTTTAAAACCCCTTGTTTGACAGAcatactggtacatcttaatGAGTATATGACCCTTACCGATTAACAGGTCAtctgatcaaaggtcaagggttaaatttgacatagaaatatattgtctcctacattttaagaattatttgcttaattgaaaccaaacttggtacactgatacagcataaggagtagatgacccctattgatttttaggtcacatgatcaatccATTCttgacatagaaagatattgtctgctcaatattttgaattggtgacactactatcaattaaatgatgcatgtatataacccttttcaattttccaccaaggggaggggggggggggggggggcttatatgttttacaaacatctcttctCTTTATGTATTTCAACTTCAATATCTCAAATCTTTGGATATTTAGAAGTTTTTCTCGGTCCCATCAAGTTTAAGACAACCAAGTTTGActgtatatgtaaatgtaataggaaggaaaacaagaggcccaggggccttacaggtcacctgagtatcatgtaacaaccttccaatgtttgaattaggtttgtgtttaaatataataattttacttttggatggacgaaacattgaatagctatgtt
Above is a genomic segment from Ostrea edulis chromosome 3, xbOstEdul1.1, whole genome shotgun sequence containing:
- the LOC125673686 gene encoding E3 ubiquitin-protein ligase TRIM71-like; the protein is MHPRRSAQDILLCDLCKTAPLQSHCKLCHINLCVICVGKHLSDSSKDHNVVPFIKHIKSTPNYPKCQKHAEKHCEMFCEKCDIPVCSTCISSDKHRGHKISDVLEKLGSKTESLQKDLEELESRIYPRYEEMASDVQTEKAELETKYGKMTTAADQQGEILHREITAIVNKRKSDIAEMKNKHLAALNKNTDEITNRITELRQIIQDLKKILDSNDVSLTSSYKSRNSEFRTLPPKVRVTLPSFSAQKINKDQLNEMFGSLSPLSINTEHGDTMKSAEAVSSPPVKPLLDEPRLTATIDTGYRPYSVSCLSEDQVWTCWDSKTMKLLNLRGKLLTSIKTKSGKWPQDIAVTRDGDLVYTDTNNNTVNLIKNKQIQTVITLQGWVPLNVCCTASNHLLVTMISDDGKQSKVVRYSGSTEKQSIQFDDQGRPLYSSGGNKYLSENKNLDICVADNKARAVVVVNQSGKLRFRYTGHPSNTKQSFYPFGITTDSQSHILTADYDNNRIHILDQDGQFLRYIHCDLLWPWGLCVDIRDNLFVANGDNKVKKIQYL